From Pagrus major chromosome 18, Pma_NU_1.0, a single genomic window includes:
- the rhogd gene encoding ras homolog gene family, member Gd: protein MQTIKCVVVGDGAVGKTCLLISYTTNAFPEEYIPTVFDNYSAQMSVDGRTVSLNLWDTAGQEEYDRLRTLSYPQTNVFIICFSIGSPSSHANVRHKWHPEVSHHCPNVPILLVGTKRDLRGDAETVKKLKEQGLAPTTQQQGNALAKQIGAVKYMECSALLQDGVREVFAEAVRAVLYPVTKKNPKKCVLL from the coding sequence ATGCAGACCATTAAGTGTGTGGTTGTGGGTGACGGGGCAGTAGGAAAAACCTGCCTACTCATCTCTTATACCACCAATGCCTTCCCTGAAGAGTACATTCCCACAGTGTTTGACAACTACAGCGCTCAGATGAGTGTAGATGGCCGCACTGTCAGCCTCAACTTGTGGGACACAGCCGGCCAGGAGGAGTATGATCGCCTGCGCACCCTCTCCTATCCCCAGACCAACGTTTTCATCATCTGCTTTTCCATCGGCAGCCCCTCCTCCCATGCCAATGTCAGGCACAAGTGGCACCCTGAGGTGTCTCACCACTGCCCAAACGTGCCCATCCTGCTGGTGGGCACCAAGAGGGACCTGAGGGGTGATGCAGAAACAGTGAAGAAGTTGAAGGAGCAGGGCCTGGCCCCTACCACCCAGCAGCAGGGCAACGCCCTGGCCAAGCAGATTGGGGCTGTTAAATACATGGAGTGTTCAGCTCTGCTGCAGGATGGTGTCAGGGAGGTGTTTGCAGAAGCTGTGAGGGCGGTGTTGTATCCAGTAACGAAAAAGAACCCCAAGAAGTGCGTGCTGTTGTAA